In Kitasatospora sp. NA04385, a single genomic region encodes these proteins:
- a CDS encoding cellulose binding domain-containing protein — protein sequence MHYGLSDWGASFNGDVTVKNTGSAPVNGWQLAFSFTSASAAPP from the coding sequence GTGCACTACGGCCTGTCCGACTGGGGGGCCAGCTTCAACGGCGACGTGACGGTGAAGAACACCGGCAGCGCGCCGGTCAACGGCTGGCAGTTGGCGTTCTCGTTCACTTCGGCTTCAGCGGCACCTCCGTGA
- a CDS encoding SGNH/GDSL hydrolase family protein: MRPTVKLGPAAATVVAAIAATTPTPSAVAPAPAPVLRVMPLGDSITAGYRSTTDAGYRGPLADLAAQPDVVLLHIGINDLDRGTDKAHAADRASALIDRILADRPGATVLVMGLIPTTPNLTALVADYNTALSQAVQAKQAQGRKVRYTAAPALTAEETADGLHPDDLGYRRIAQTFDQVLDRAFTDGLAVPAAVHHAGTESGGSSRVRWADFDGDGRSDYVVVEDGGAVRVRLNRGGEGHGGWSIKGRTTTGQTTAFLNNGGHGANDPGWIDYGRIANGV, translated from the coding sequence GTGAGGCCCACCGTCAAGTTGGGCCCGGCCGCAGCGACCGTGGTGGCCGCGATCGCGGCCACCACCCCGACGCCGTCGGCCGTCGCACCCGCCCCCGCTCCGGTGCTGCGGGTGATGCCGCTCGGCGACTCGATCACCGCCGGCTACCGGAGCACCACCGATGCCGGGTACCGCGGGCCGCTCGCTGACCTGGCGGCCCAACCGGACGTCGTGCTGCTCCACATCGGCATCAACGACCTGGACCGGGGCACCGACAAGGCGCACGCCGCGGACCGGGCGTCGGCACTGATCGACCGGATCCTCGCCGACCGGCCCGGCGCGACCGTCCTGGTGATGGGCCTGATCCCGACGACGCCGAACCTGACCGCCCTGGTGGCCGACTACAACACCGCGCTGAGCCAGGCCGTCCAGGCGAAGCAGGCCCAGGGCCGCAAGGTCCGCTACACCGCCGCGCCCGCGCTGACCGCGGAGGAGACGGCGGACGGGCTGCACCCCGACGACCTGGGCTACCGGCGGATCGCGCAGACCTTCGACCAGGTCCTGGACCGGGCCTTCACGGACGGCCTGGCCGTCCCGGCGGCGGTCCACCACGCCGGTACGGAGTCCGGCGGCTCCAGCCGGGTGCGGTGGGCGGACTTCGACGGGGACGGCCGGTCGGACTACGTGGTCGTCGAGGACGGCGGGGCAGTGCGGGTGCGGCTGAACCGGGGCGGCGAGGGGCACGGCGGCTGGAGCATCAAGGGCCGGACGACGACCGGCCAGACCACCGCCTTCCTCAACAACGGCGGTCACGGCGCGAACGACCCCGGTTGGATCGACTACGGCCGGATCGCCAATGGCGTCTGA
- a CDS encoding winged helix-turn-helix domain-containing protein, with the protein MFEQEAKPTEVARRLRVSPKSAYQWHQLWRDGGVQALASRGPGGSRCRLSPRCPAKLAAYLDQGPAAHGWVEDQVWTASRVATLIGRKFHVTYSVSGATRLMHRLGFSPQVPARRVAERDEQAVTAWKELTWAEVKAPGRPAGDTSASRAGQASPADRPEDAPGAGEAALRS; encoded by the coding sequence TTGTTCGAGCAGGAGGCCAAGCCGACGGAGGTGGCCCGGCGCCTGCGGGTGAGTCCGAAGTCGGCCTACCAGTGGCACCAACTGTGGCGCGACGGTGGCGTGCAGGCTCTGGCCTCTCGCGGACCGGGTGGGTCGCGGTGCCGCCTGTCCCCGCGCTGTCCGGCCAAGCTCGCCGCGTACCTGGACCAGGGCCCGGCCGCGCACGGCTGGGTGGAGGACCAGGTCTGGACCGCTTCGCGGGTGGCCACGCTGATCGGGCGGAAGTTCCACGTCACCTACAGCGTCTCGGGCGCCACCAGGCTGATGCACCGCCTCGGCTTCAGCCCACAGGTTCCCGCCCGTCGGGTCGCCGAGCGCGACGAGCAGGCCGTCACCGCCTGGAAGGAGCTGACCTGGGCGGAGGTAAAAGCGCCCGGGCGGCCTGCGGGGGATACATCTGCTTCGAGGGCGGGGCAGGCTTCACCCGCCGACCGCCCCGAGGACGCACCTGGGGCCGGCGAGGCCGCACTCCGGTCGTGA
- a CDS encoding transposase: MCFEDEAGFTRRPPRSRIWGRRGRTPVVTVSGRSAGRLSVAGLIAVRPGSRTRLCHRLVTHPAGRGRCRSMGERDFIALVDGVRHLVKAPIVPAWDRLNTHVSHAMRELISQRTWLTVFLLPAYAPDLNPVERVRAHVKHSLTNLAVMALDRLEALVRNRFKRLQYRPDTLDGFRAGTGLTLDTPTSP, translated from the coding sequence ATCTGTTTCGAGGACGAGGCAGGCTTCACCCGCCGACCGCCCAGAAGCCGTATCTGGGGCCGGCGCGGCCGCACGCCGGTCGTGACCGTCAGCGGCCGAAGCGCGGGACGCCTGTCCGTGGCGGGACTGATTGCCGTGCGGCCGGGCTCGCGCACCAGGCTGTGCCACCGCCTGGTCACCCACCCCGCCGGCAGGGGCCGGTGCCGCAGCATGGGCGAGCGCGACTTCATCGCCCTGGTCGACGGCGTCCGCCACCTCGTCAAGGCGCCGATCGTGCCGGCCTGGGACCGCCTGAACACCCATGTCTCCCACGCCATGCGCGAGTTGATCTCCCAGCGCACCTGGCTGACGGTCTTCCTCCTTCCCGCCTACGCGCCCGACCTCAACCCCGTCGAACGGGTCCGGGCACACGTCAAGCACAGCCTCACCAACCTCGCCGTCATGGCCCTCGACCGACTCGAAGCCCTCGTCCGCAACCGGTTCAAGCGCCTGCAGTACCGCCCCGACACCCTCGACGGCTTCAGAGCCGGCACCGGCCTGACCCTCGACACCCCCACCTCACCCTGA
- a CDS encoding LacI family DNA-binding transcriptional regulator: MEQVSQQQSPPAKRPTIADIAKIVGVSKVSVSNALNGQPGVSDATRAKIAAVAEELGFVRNSAARALSGAKAAAVGLALCRPARMLGTEPFFMELIGGIEKVLSDASYSLALQVVSDHERGLEAYRRWWGERHIDGAILVDLRRDDARVPALEEMGLPTVVIGHPSGSGKLTPVWSDDAAAVRETMEYLAALGHRRVGRVAGLTGLVHTAIRDEAFTAACADLGLDALPTVHTDYTGEEGARATRRLLLSPARPTAILYDNDITAVAGLSVAQELGLSVPRDLSLVAWDDSPLVQVVRPPLTALTRDIHAYGSHAARTLLDLIAGRPVTGYEDQAPQLTPRGSTAAPPTR; this comes from the coding sequence GTGGAGCAGGTGTCCCAGCAGCAGAGCCCGCCGGCGAAGCGGCCGACCATCGCCGACATCGCCAAGATCGTGGGCGTGTCCAAGGTCTCCGTCTCCAACGCCTTGAACGGTCAACCGGGCGTCTCGGACGCCACCCGCGCCAAGATCGCCGCCGTCGCCGAGGAGCTCGGCTTCGTCCGCAACAGCGCCGCCCGCGCCCTCAGCGGCGCCAAGGCCGCCGCCGTCGGCCTCGCGCTCTGCCGGCCCGCCCGGATGCTCGGCACCGAACCGTTCTTCATGGAGCTGATCGGCGGCATCGAGAAGGTGCTCTCCGACGCCTCCTACTCGCTCGCCCTCCAGGTCGTCTCCGACCACGAGCGCGGCCTGGAGGCGTACCGCCGCTGGTGGGGCGAGCGGCACATCGACGGCGCGATCCTGGTCGACCTGCGCCGCGACGACGCCCGGGTGCCCGCCCTGGAGGAGATGGGCCTGCCCACCGTCGTCATCGGCCACCCCTCCGGCTCCGGGAAGCTCACCCCCGTCTGGTCCGACGACGCCGCCGCCGTCCGCGAGACCATGGAGTACCTCGCCGCGCTCGGCCACCGCCGGGTCGGCCGGGTCGCCGGCCTCACCGGCCTGGTGCACACCGCCATCCGCGACGAGGCCTTCACCGCCGCCTGCGCCGACCTCGGCCTGGACGCGCTGCCCACCGTGCACACCGACTACACCGGCGAGGAGGGCGCCCGCGCCACCCGCCGCCTGCTGCTCTCCCCCGCCCGCCCCACCGCGATCCTCTACGACAACGACATCACCGCCGTCGCGGGCCTGTCCGTCGCCCAGGAACTCGGCCTCTCCGTCCCCCGGGACCTCTCCCTGGTCGCCTGGGACGACTCCCCGCTGGTCCAGGTCGTCCGCCCCCCGCTCACCGCCCTCACCCGCGACATCCACGCCTACGGCTCGCACGCCGCCCGCACCCTCCTCGACCTGATCGCCGGCCGCCCCGTCACCGGCTACGAGGACCAGGCCCCCCAGCTCACCCCGCGCGGCTCCACCGCCGCCCCGCCCACCCGCTGA
- a CDS encoding winged helix-turn-helix domain-containing protein yields the protein MFEQEVKPAEVARRLRVSSKSAYQWHQLWRDGGVQALASRGPAGSRCRLSPRCLAKLAAYLDEGPAAHGWVEAQVWTASRVVTPIGRKFHVTYSVSGATRLMHRLGCSPRVPARRVAERDEQAVTAWKEVTWAEVKAPGRPAGDTSVSRTRQASPADRPEAVSGAGAAARRS from the coding sequence TTGTTCGAGCAGGAGGTCAAGCCGGCGGAGGTGGCTCGGCGCCTGCGGGTGAGTTCGAAGTCGGCCTACCAGTGGCACCAGTTGTGGCGCGACGGTGGCGTGCAGGCGCTGGCATCGCGTGGCCCGGCTGGGTCGCGGTGCCGCCTGTCGCCGCGCTGTCTGGCCAAGCTCGCCGCGTATCTGGACGAGGGTCCGGCCGCGCACGGCTGGGTGGAGGCGCAGGTCTGGACGGCCTCGCGGGTGGTCACGCCGATCGGGCGGAAGTTCCACGTCACCTACAGCGTCTCGGGCGCCACCAGGCTGATGCACCGCCTCGGCTGCAGCCCGCGGGTTCCCGCGCGTCGAGTGGCCGAGCGCGACGAGCAGGCCGTCACCGCCTGGAAGGAGGTGACCTGGGCGGAGGTAAAAGCGCCCGGGCGGCCTGCGGGGGATACATCTGTTTCGAGGACGAGGCAGGCTTCACCCGCCGACCGCCCAGAAGCCGTATCTGGGGCCGGCGCGGCCGCACGCCGGTCGTGA
- a CDS encoding glycoside hydrolase family 2 protein, with amino-acid sequence MKDTTPLDQGWSLHHEGDRLPATVPGCVHTDLLDAGLIPDPFLDANELEVAWVGRRDWTYTLELPAHGSRHERTDLVFDGLDTAATVTLGGTGLGSTRNMHRRYRFDATGLTGELKVEFTSAYTEAERVRGLVGDRPNVYPEPFQYIRKMASSFGWDWGPTLPSAGIWKPARLEHWSTARIAEVRPLVTVDGSTGLVEVHVTVERTATGAGRPLTVRASVAGAHAEAVLDGDTGVLTLEAADVALWWPRGHGEQPRYALDLTLADGDDPLDTWQRRIGFRTVELHRTPDATGTPFTLAVNGEPLFVRGANWIPDDTLITRVTPARYRHRLQQTADANIDLVRVWGGGIYEQEAFYETCDELGLLVWQDFLFACSAYPEEQPLRGEIEAEARDNVVRLMPHPSLVLWNGNNENLWGFRDWGWEEELKGDRAGADSWGEGYYLGVLPRIVAELDPTRPYAAGSPWSGSWDHHPNDTDHGTHHSWEVWNRQDFAEYRDSVPRFVAEFGWQAPPAYATLRRALPTEALAADSPGMLHHQKAEDGNGKLDRGVARHFELPTGPGDFDRWHYLTQLIQARAVATGIEHWRSHWPHCAGTVVWQINDCWPVSSWAAIDGDGRLKPLHHELRRLYADRLLTLQPADRDGAPRIALVNQSAEPWTTTLRLRRLDTDGNVLAETTAELTADARAVHQLPVPDGLLPAAGSGKEYLVADADGLRAVHFPVPDKEFSYPAPEFELAVAERPDGAVDVVVTARTLVRDLLLQADRIDPAAAADRGLTTLLPGERTTIRVHGAAATPSAAQVREALFCVEPS; translated from the coding sequence ATGAAGGACACCACCCCGCTCGACCAGGGCTGGAGCCTGCACCACGAAGGGGACCGGCTGCCCGCGACCGTCCCGGGCTGCGTCCACACCGACCTGCTGGACGCCGGGCTGATCCCCGACCCCTTCCTGGACGCCAACGAACTGGAGGTGGCCTGGGTCGGCCGCCGCGACTGGACCTACACCCTGGAGCTGCCCGCCCACGGCAGCCGCCACGAGCGCACCGACCTGGTCTTCGACGGACTCGACACCGCCGCCACCGTCACCCTCGGCGGCACCGGGCTCGGCTCCACCCGCAACATGCACCGCCGCTACCGCTTCGACGCCACCGGCCTGACCGGCGAGCTGAAGGTCGAGTTCACCAGCGCCTACACCGAGGCCGAGCGGGTCCGCGGCCTGGTCGGCGACCGGCCCAACGTCTACCCCGAACCGTTCCAGTACATCCGCAAGATGGCCAGCAGCTTCGGCTGGGACTGGGGCCCGACCCTGCCCAGCGCCGGCATCTGGAAGCCCGCCCGCCTGGAGCACTGGTCCACCGCCCGGATCGCCGAGGTCCGCCCGCTGGTCACCGTCGACGGCAGCACCGGCCTGGTCGAGGTGCATGTCACCGTCGAGCGCACCGCCACCGGCGCCGGCCGCCCGCTCACCGTCCGCGCCTCGGTGGCCGGTGCCCACGCCGAGGCCGTCCTCGACGGCGACACCGGCGTCCTCACCCTGGAAGCCGCCGACGTGGCGCTCTGGTGGCCGCGCGGCCACGGCGAACAGCCCCGCTACGCACTCGACCTCACCCTCGCCGACGGCGACGACCCGCTCGACACCTGGCAGCGCCGGATCGGCTTCCGCACCGTCGAACTGCACCGCACCCCCGACGCCACCGGCACCCCCTTCACCCTCGCCGTCAACGGCGAGCCGCTGTTCGTCCGCGGCGCCAACTGGATCCCCGACGACACCCTGATCACCCGCGTCACCCCCGCCCGCTACCGCCACCGCCTCCAGCAGACCGCCGACGCCAACATCGACCTGGTCCGGGTCTGGGGCGGCGGCATCTACGAGCAGGAGGCCTTCTACGAGACCTGCGACGAACTCGGCCTGCTGGTCTGGCAGGACTTCCTGTTCGCCTGCTCCGCCTACCCCGAGGAGCAGCCGCTGCGCGGCGAGATCGAGGCCGAGGCCCGCGACAACGTCGTGCGCCTGATGCCGCACCCCTCGCTGGTGCTGTGGAACGGCAACAACGAGAACCTCTGGGGCTTCCGCGACTGGGGCTGGGAGGAGGAGCTCAAGGGCGACCGGGCCGGCGCCGACTCCTGGGGCGAGGGCTACTACCTCGGCGTGCTGCCCCGGATCGTCGCCGAACTCGACCCCACCCGCCCGTACGCGGCCGGCAGCCCCTGGTCCGGCAGTTGGGACCACCACCCCAACGACACCGACCACGGCACCCACCACTCCTGGGAGGTGTGGAACCGGCAGGACTTCGCCGAGTACCGCGACAGCGTCCCGCGCTTCGTCGCCGAGTTCGGCTGGCAGGCCCCGCCCGCGTACGCCACCCTGCGCCGCGCCCTGCCCACCGAGGCGCTCGCCGCCGACTCGCCCGGCATGCTGCACCACCAGAAGGCCGAGGACGGCAACGGCAAGCTCGACCGCGGCGTCGCCCGGCACTTCGAACTGCCCACCGGCCCCGGCGACTTCGACCGCTGGCACTACCTCACCCAGCTGATCCAGGCCCGCGCGGTCGCCACCGGCATCGAGCACTGGCGCTCGCACTGGCCGCACTGCGCCGGCACCGTCGTCTGGCAGATCAACGACTGCTGGCCGGTCTCCTCCTGGGCCGCCATCGACGGCGACGGCCGGCTCAAGCCGCTCCACCACGAACTGCGCCGCCTGTACGCCGACCGGCTGCTCACCCTGCAGCCCGCCGACCGCGACGGCGCCCCCCGGATCGCCCTGGTCAACCAGTCCGCCGAGCCCTGGACCACCACGCTGCGCCTGCGCCGGCTGGACACCGACGGCAACGTGCTCGCCGAGACCACCGCCGAACTCACCGCCGACGCCCGGGCCGTCCACCAACTTCCGGTCCCCGACGGGCTGCTGCCCGCCGCCGGCTCCGGCAAGGAGTACCTGGTCGCCGACGCGGACGGCCTGCGCGCCGTGCACTTCCCCGTCCCCGACAAGGAGTTCTCCTACCCGGCGCCGGAGTTCGAACTCGCCGTGGCGGAGCGCCCGGACGGCGCGGTCGACGTGGTCGTCACCGCCCGCACCCTGGTGCGCGACCTGCTCCTGCAGGCCGACCGGATCGACCCGGCGGCCGCCGCCGACCGCGGCCTGACCACCCTGCTGCCCGGCGAGCGCACCACCATCCGGGTGCACGGCGCGGCCGCCACCCCGAGCGCCGCGCAGGTCCGGGAGGCGCTGTTCTGCGTCGAACCGTCCTGA
- a CDS encoding transposase, producing the protein MTVSGRRAGRLSVAGLIEVRPGSRTRLCHRLVTHPAGRGRRRSMGERDFIALADGVRHLVKAPIVPAWDRLNTHVSHAVRELISQRTWLTVFLLPAYAPDLNPVERVRAHVKHSLAHLAVMALDRLEALVRNRFKRLQYRPDTLDGFRAGTGLTLDTPTSP; encoded by the coding sequence GTGACCGTCAGCGGCCGCCGCGCGGGACGCCTGTCCGTGGCCGGGCTGATCGAAGTGCGGCCGGGCTCGCGCACCCGGCTGTGCCACCGCCTGGTCACCCACCCCGCGGGCAGGGGCCGGCGCCGCAGCATGGGCGAGCGCGACTTCATCGCCCTGGCCGACGGCGTCCGCCACCTCGTCAAGGCGCCGATCGTGCCGGCCTGGGACCGCCTGAACACCCATGTCTCCCACGCCGTGCGCGAGCTGATCTCCCAGCGCACCTGGCTGACGGTCTTCCTCCTTCCCGCCTACGCGCCCGACCTCAACCCCGTCGAACGGGTCCGGGCACACGTCAAGCACAGCCTCGCCCACCTCGCCGTCATGGCCCTCGACCGGCTCGAAGCCCTCGTCCGCAACCGGTTCAAGCGCCTGCAGTACCGCCCCGACACCCTCGACGGCTTCAGAGCCGGCACCGGCCTGACCCTCGACACCCCCACCTCACCCTGA